The Eretmochelys imbricata isolate rEreImb1 chromosome 4, rEreImb1.hap1, whole genome shotgun sequence sequence TTGCAAGACCTGGGCTGTAGGCATCTAAatagaagtggcctgatttttcagaagcatACCagcttccatttaagtcaatgagaatGTGAGATGCTCAGTCCCTCAGAATAAGGGCTACTTtgcttagatgcctaaatattgatttaggagtctaactttagTCCCATAGATTTTAAAATTTTGGTCAATGTGTTTCCCAATCACAGTGAACTAGTTGTACAGTTTTGTCTGTGCTTTTTTTCTGAAGATTTGCTGCAGTAAAAATAGGCAGGATACATAATACACTGTATAAAGTGAGTGCACATGCTATGGAGTGTAGTCAAATCTTGTCCTATTGCTAATGCATCTGATTTTGTCTGAAGCTACTAGAGTTACAGTAGCCCAGTTAAAAGACAAACCGGGTGTCTTGGAAAAGGCATATAGGTAGTTTAAAGTTAATACAGTTCTATGCAGGGGGAGCATCTTCGCTGAAGCTCACTAACTGTAGGTGTGcgtagagccctgtgcagatagaAAATTTGTACCCGTATCTGATCTGCAATCGGGAAACATGGACTTTTTTGTAAATTGTGAAATTTACAAGGAAGTGAAAATAGGATTGTAGAATAGAATGTCTCTTGCATTGCGAGGCTGCTTCTACATTAGACTTCTTTCTGAGAAAGTTCCCATCATTGCTAAttttggcatagctccactgagcAGAGCAGTAATATAGATGCAGCTTCAGGTAGTTGCCAACATTTTAACCAGTGTCTAAACCTGTTCAGAGTAGGTGTTGTAGTGCTTCTGGCAACTTGTCTATGAGGGTGCAAttatgggacttttttttttctttccagaaaaTAACCTCCATGTAGATGAGACTAATAGGCTCCATCTTAAATCTTCAAAGTTAACAAATTATTTCCAAGTTCCCCACACTTATTTAGTGCACCTAACTACATCTACTTCTGGAGAAAAGGTACAAAAGGTAAACTCCAGAGGGttgttttatttgattttattatGGGCTTCAGAGCAGAACAGACCTGAGGAAACTATTGGATAAACATATAAGGTTTGTTGTGTCAAGAGCACAGAAGGGGGGAGGTGTATGAGAACTTTCTTACCTGTTGAGgtgaatttttttggtttttgtttttttgttaaaacaGCTTTCTGGTAATCAAGAGgatagatgatttttttttctccctataACTAGAgtacaaactttttaaacaaatgatttagtttattaacttcagctttaAAAATTAACAATTATGTGTCTTCCTAAATCCACCTAATGGGTGGTTTCCCATGGTGATATTTTTCCAACAAGAATAAAATGTCATCTTTTAGAGAGAGCAGTTAACACAACTGTTTTGTGTGCAAATCTCCTTTGTACATGTTATGGACACAGGTGTGGATAAAGTAAAATCTAATGATTTGACTGAAAAGATTGATCATCTACATCTGTTAATTTCAATGTTTAGAGGTATTTTTAAGAAACTAAAGCGGTTTTTCTCTCCTTTTAGGCTGGCTGCAAACACAGTTGAACAGATACCACTGATACTCTCTGATTCCAAACAAGATGAACACGTTGTCATTGCTGCTAAGATTCCCTCACTATCGTTTTCTGAGAAAGATTTCTTCCAAAAGCTTCCACTCAAATTTCACTCCTAGATCATTATTTCCATATACCCAATCTTTTAATTCAGTATGCTTGTATTGTACAAAGTGGATGTTGCCAGCAAGTGATTTGAAAAGAGGGATGTGTTATCAAGCAACCGTAGACCAACAAACACAGGGACTTTGTGACAAGGAACAGAGACTTGTAGACAGACTTTACAGTGGATTAATCCAAGGGCACAGAGCCTGCTTGGCAGAGGCCATTACCCTCGTAGAATCAACTCAGAGCAGGAAAAAGGAGATAGCCCAGGTGCTCATTCAGAAGGTATTATCCTACCACAGAGAACAAGAAAAGTTAAATAAAGGAAAACCACTAGCCTTTAGAGTGGGTCAGTCCTCTTTTGTCTGTCCAGTAACTGTTGTGATCTTATGATGATATCATCTCTTGTTTCcgatatttataatttttaagcAAATATGGAGTAGAGTCTGAAATCATTGGATTATTAATAGTTTGTAACCATCTTTAAGTCACTTGTATTGTTCATAAGAATAGCTTCTCCACAATGCTGGAAAATACTCTTAGGGAGGCTTTAAAAATGGCCCCTCAATTTCTGGAGAGGATATAGGGGAATTTCTCATGGATGATAGGATTAGTTTTGCTGAGCTGAAGAATGTGGGGGGCTAGAAGGCGTAACTGCACCAGCTGTTCAGATGAGTTTAGATGAGCATTACCAAATGGCTGTATCTTTTTTCCTTGAGGTGCATGTGTTTTCCccaaaaaaaggaggaggaaaaatttTCAGTTGTTTTATCATCAGTAAAGGCCCCACCTTAAAGCAACCTACCTTTTAGCTGAGGAGAGGTGGGTGAGATTCCCTTTACAGCCTATCAAATGCTTCAATATCAGTTGGAAGGATCACTGTAGAGTGGTGTAGTGCACAATTGCCTTATGCATTTGTATGCCCAAAGGAAGCAAGAACTGGAGCATGGCATCTTAAATGTTAGTGAAGAGCACAAAGCGCAAAGCAACAGGCCAGTCCTAGTTTAGTTGTCTTAAATTAGAATGCAAGTCATCCACCTTCTTATCTGAAACAGCAGCTTTAAATACTAAATGATTTCTGAAAATTGTAGATTTGACATGTTGCATTTTTAAAGTTCTGCAGTGCAAACCAATATTGAGAAACCTCTGTTTGGGAAGAGGAGAAGAGGTTAAAGAAATCAATCTTATGTTGCTATGGGCAGAATGAATAAGCGTTAGAGAAGTGAATGATCCCCTCCAGAGCAGACTGATGTAATACACTGCAAATCCAAAATGAGAAAGTTTGGATTTCTTCATTAGAAAATTCAATATTAACATGTAATTCTAGGTGCCTTAACGGGAAGATGAAATCTACCAGTATGTGGTTTATGAAGGTGATTAATTGTAGCAGTTGGTTGCATTTTGTGATATAtctggaggagggaaagggggaagttACTTTTTCAGTcaaatctaaattaaaaaaacctacaCCCCTCTATTAGTAGAGGGGTTTGTGTGGAGGTGGGAGTGTGTACAAAAGAGGAGGGGTCGTTTACTAGAAGTGACAGGCCTCAGATTATTTGTAGTAAATAACTGGAATAGGGTCTCGTACTATTTTTCTGAATTATATTTTTAAGACAAATGATTTCTTTCACATTATTGTCAAAGGAATGTGTTGGGGATTAGTTCATAACATGTGAAGAGCATTGAGAAGGAAAGATCAGTAGAGGCTGTTGCCTATTTCATTAAACTAGAGTTTTTTGTCCCTCTACTACTTAGGATTGTCTGGTCCCCCTGGTGCTGGGAAATCAACATTTATAGAATGCTTTGGGAAAATGCTTACAGACAGGGGTCACAAAGTGTCTGTACTGGCTGTGGACCCTTCCTCTAGCACAAGTGGTGGTGAGTGTGTCTTAAAGCTTTTGTCGGCTCTCCTGCATTTAATCTTGACAATATCTGGTGCTTCTGGTGTGTGTGGTTGAAAATTTATCCTATAAAGTTACATTCATGAACTATATATTGCTTTTTAGTCATTTTTTGTGTGCTGTGGAATTAGGCATCATagtcccagttttgtgaggtccccaAACTTGTGCTGTCTTCTGGTGGCCTTGTACAGCCTCTCTCTCCTGGTATTGTATGGGGAAAGGGAAAACTTCCTTTTCTGTGATCAGTACTGTTATTGTTAAAACTTTGCGATATAGACTGGAAGTGATGCCAAATAATCTCTTCATTTAGAGGCCATCAGAATACACTTGCAACTcaacctccccctctccccaccaataTATATATTCCTGCTTTGCCTTGAATCTTGGAAAAATACACTATCATCCTTGAATGGGAACAAATTGTTTAACTTCTGTGGGACTATCTTGGTGCCAAGATTGACTCTTCTGTGTAGTAAGTCATGGTGATGTTGCAGTGCCGCTGAACTTGACTAACTTTTGTGGGCTACCTGCTCTTCAGCAACAGGCTCTCCAAACCCATGTTGCTTTCGTCTGcaaaccctgcccctcccaaaatTTAAATCCTCTGGTGCAATGCTGACTAAGCTTGATTTAGAAAACTTATCTGGGACCTAACCAGTAGAAACTGAGATTTTAATCCTTTTGTCATAGATGGCTGTATCTGACTAATACGTTATCATTTTCTGTATATCTGTCTCTTGAAACTTGTTATAATTCTACTGTTGGGAGATGTTACAGGTTAACTATGAATAACGACTGTGCGATTAGTTGTGGCTAGACGGAATATGCCTTGAATGTGTAGTGGAGACAAGACTTATAGGTCACCAGAGAAAGGGTCAGGATAAGGAACAAAGGAGGACTGAGAGGGTCTGTCTCCTTTTAAACTTTAGCAACACTTGTCATACTAGTAAATTTTCattaaattcaaataaaaaagtGACTATAGGAGAGTTTCGTCTTGGGAGGACACTGCTTGTCTTTGGGCAGTTTCCTATGGAGTGGGAGGGATAACAGATAGGTAAGAGTTTGCTGACCCAGCTGTGCTCAGATCACATAAAGGGGTTCAGGACTTGCAGAGTCTGTGCTGGCATAGAGGGAGCCCTCTGAGTTTAGGGACAGTGGGTTGCATTAACTTGCCGTTACACTTTTGTGATATTCTCACATCTTGCAAGCCAAAAGAGCCACACAGAAACTTGCTAGCACACAACGCTGGGAAATTCTCATTTGATTCCACAGCAGAGACACTCACCTGCACACCTATGTTATTGACTATTGAAAATTAACGGActacttgccctttttgaaatTGTTAATGTTAAATGTTTAAGGCTCGCTCTTGGGTGATAAAACACGGATGACTGAGTTGTCAAGGGACATGAATGCTTACATCAGGCCATCTCCAACCAGGGGAACGTTAGGAGGTGTGACTAGGACCACAAATGAAGCTATTCTGCTATGTGAGGGAGGAGGCTATGACATCATTCTTGTGGAAACAGTAGGTATgtgatttaaaagtaaaaattaaaaatttagcGCTTGCAACTGCACTGTACTGTCCAGGCCAACTTATGGCACTAATGATGCATATTTCCTCTTACAGCTTTTCTTCTGCCTTGTCTATTTCTGGTACTTCATCTTTTCTGTTCCATTTTGGTCCATTCCTTTCATAAGTGTGTGTTGACTTCACCCAATGGGGCCTTTCTTTTATCTCTTTAAGCCTTGTAAATTCTGAGAGAGAATTTTATAAAA is a genomic window containing:
- the MMAA gene encoding methylmalonic aciduria type A protein, mitochondrial, with the protein product MNTLSLLLRFPHYRFLRKISSKSFHSNFTPRSLFPYTQSFNSVCLYCTKWMLPASDLKRGMCYQATVDQQTQGLCDKEQRLVDRLYSGLIQGHRACLAEAITLVESTQSRKKEIAQVLIQKVLSYHREQEKLNKGKPLAFRVGLSGPPGAGKSTFIECFGKMLTDRGHKVSVLAVDPSSSTSGGSLLGDKTRMTELSRDMNAYIRPSPTRGTLGGVTRTTNEAILLCEGGGYDIILVETVGVGQSEFAVADMVDMFVLLLPPAGGDELQGIKRGIIEMADLVAITKADGDLVVPARRIQAEYVSAMKLLRKRSKVWRPKVMRISAKTGEGISDMWDKMTEFHDLMLTSGELTTKRQKQQKVWMWNLIQENMLDHFRSHLAVRDKIPLLEEKVLSGVLAPGLAADLLLKAFKDRP